In Prunus dulcis chromosome 1, ALMONDv2, whole genome shotgun sequence, the following are encoded in one genomic region:
- the LOC117631834 gene encoding J domain-containing protein required for chloroplast accumulation response 1 isoform X2 yields the protein MERFSQREGLLLGYSPQSSFMNSASSSPSTSNKNSDVDFHDVFGGPPRRSSIHERRYSFSIVTDNNALKRVVDDDDDEDNEAWSGSTEKPVFGDESMNRRRTQSDNFFDDIFRGNSSVSSSPRRLQRDPFSSGPGSRVLSPARPLPPKAEPSAASSLSRQFSPPTRLTKGVDLPTIGSTSRTTSLSRFSSQSIQSPEDLKNDIRSPEFSGSGEGCSDLATSDKADTGGNLEQDSKSKESPTSSSPFQFHFSIYKWASKGVPIAMPLRRRIGSRGQKRTNNEEHSNTNECAANESMARQSPKSTLPNIDFPSDDHPLADADARSPTLEPNKQENDLLLDESGPAKVEPCQFFEELILPVAESEPFSRLHKTIEDVSGNTVSCRRSEDIEPYPLLETASGKAPQKESPVLLEQVSEPDLKPNSSLFFDDDFQQGNDEIFKVGGRVKGTKKSSVDVGSNKIAKNQNGKRSSLTNVDVDKASFQGSPRNSRDNLGRSKVKGKVKDFVKMFNQEVLCKPAYDGDLGSQRYKTKEKGAFRAENEASISAARMFEDLQKSNVKSPFLNASIMMNEDVKQLEKEYCEAKTASYVLSNAPGQDVSASSTGQGIDSR from the exons ATGGAGAGATTTTCACAAAGAGAGGGCCTTCTTCTGGGCTACAGTCCTCAAAGTTCCTTCATGAACTCTGCTTCTTCTTCGCCCAGTACTTCCAACAAAAACTCAGATGTTGATTTTCATGACGTGTTTGGTGGGCCACCTAGGAGGTCATCCATTCACGAAAGGAGGTACAGCTTCAGCATAGTTACAGATAACAATGCATTGAAAAGGGTTGTTGATGATGACGACGACGAAGACAATGAAGCTTGGTCTGGTTCCACTGAGAAGCCAGTGTTTGGGGATGAGTCTATGAACAGGAGGAGGACCCAGAGCGATAACTTCTTTGATGACATATTTAGAGGCAATAGCTCGGTCAGCTCCAGTCCCAGGAGGCTTCAGCGGGACCCTTTTTCTTCAGGACCAGGTTCCAGGGTTTTAAGCCCTGCCCGGCCCCTGCCCCCTAAAGCCGAGCCCTCTGCGGCTTCTTCACTGTCCAGACAATTCAG CCCGCCTACCAGATTAACCAAAGGGGTGGACCTGCCAACAATTGGTTCCACTAGTCGTACTACTTCCCTTTCTAGATTTTCAAGCCAATCAATCCAAAGTCCTGAGGATTTGAAAAATGATATCCGATCCCCGGAGTTTTCTGGTAGTGGTGAGGGGTGCTCAGACTTGGCCACATCTGATAAAGCAGACACAGGAGGCAATTTGGAGCAGGATTCAAAGAGTAAAGAAAGTCCAACCTCTAGCAGTccgtttcaatttcatttctcAATATACAAGTGGGCAAGCAAAGGAGTGCCAATTGCCATGCCTCTTAGGCGACGGATTGGTTCAAGAGGGCAGAAAAGGACTAACAATGAGGAACACTCAAATACTAATGAATGCGCTGCTAATGAGAGTATGGCAAGGCAATCACCCAAATCCACTCTGCCTAATATTGATTTTCCCTCCGATGACCATCCACTCGCGGATGCAGATGCTAGGTCTCCCACCTTGGaaccaaacaaacaagaaaatgacTTGCTTCTTGATGAAAGCGGTCCTGCTAAAGTAGAACCATGCCAATTTTTTGAGGAATTAATTCTTCCAGTAGCTGAATCAGAACCCTTCAGCAGACTTCATAAAACTATTGAAGATGTTTCTGGTAATACGGTCTCATGCCGTAGAAGTGAAGATATAGAGCCTTATCCTTTACTTGAAACAGCTTCTGGCAAAGCCCCACAAAAAGAAAGTCCTGTGCTTTTGGAACAAGTTAGCGAGCCTGATCTAAAACCTAAtagttctttgttttttgatgATGATTTTCAACAAG GCAACGATGAGATATTTAAAGTGGGTGGTAGGGTCAAAGGCACCAAAAAATCATCTGTAGATGTTGGCTCTaacaaaattgcaaaaaatcaGAATGGAAAAAGGAGTTCCTTGACGAATGTTGATGTTGATAAAGCTAGTTTCCAAGGTTCACCAAGGAACTCAAGAGATAATCTTGGAAGAAGCAAAGTTAAGGGTAAGGTCAAGGACTTTGTTAAAATGTTCAACCAAGAAGTTTTGTGCAAACCCGCATATGATGGTGACCTTGGAAGTCAGAGATATAAAACGAAGGAGAAAGGAGCTTTCAGAGCAGAGAATGAAGCGAGTATTAGCGCAGCAAGAATGTTCGAGGACTTGCAAAAGTCCAATGTGAAAAGCCCATTTCTAAATGCTTCCATCATG ATGAATGAAGATGTCAAACAGTTAGAGAAAGAATATTGTGAAGCAAAGACTGCTAGCTATGTACTTAGTAATGCTCCTGGGCAGGACGTCTCAGCATCAAGTACTG